From the genome of Symphalangus syndactylus isolate Jambi chromosome 13, NHGRI_mSymSyn1-v2.1_pri, whole genome shotgun sequence:
gcactcATAGGGCTTCTCCCCTGTATGAGTTTGCTGGTGCCACATGAGGTATGACCTGTGTTTGAAGACCTTGCCACACTCCAAGCACTCATAGGGATTCTCACCACTGTGGACAACATAGTGCCGGAGAAAACCTGGCCTATGTCGAAAGACTTGCCCACATTCTGTGCACACAAAGGATTTTTCTCCAGTGTGTCTCCTGTTATGCAAGACAAAATTGGAGCGGTGGGTGAAGGCCTTTCCACATTCATTGCACTTGTAAGGCTTCTCTCCACTGTGAATCCGCTGGTGCTGGGTAAGGTATGACTTGCGGTTGAAGGCCTTTCCACACTCCATGCACTCATAGGGCCTCTCCCCAGTGTGGATCATGTGATGTTGCAGGAGATGTGTGCTCTTAATAAAGGTTTTCCcacattctgtgcattcataggGCTTAACTCCAGAGTGAATTTTCTCATGTCCAGCAAGGAGGTGTTTCTTGTTAAATACTTTTCCACATTCATTGcatttaaagatattttcctcTTCCTGAATCATGGGATCTTTACCTGACTCACATGAGTTATGGCTATGGACTGTATCCCCTGGGGAGACTTGCTCCTGTCCAATCCTTGAACACACACCATCAGCTGTCCCTAAACCACCACATTCAGGGCTCGTTCTCCCAGGAGACTTCTCCTGGGAATCCATTCCTGGTCTGAAGTGTCCTTCCTGCATTTCTGATAGCCCATCCTGATCCTCGGCTTGCCCCAACTGTGAGTCCACTGAGTTTCTTTGTGTCACTTGTCCCTGAAGTGAGATTCCCTCTGACAAGGCTGACTCACAAGTGGTAGGTTCTGTGGTCTTAGGTTTTCCTTTGTCGCCTGAAAGAAATCCGGCACACAAAAGGGCCTGTTAGTAAAGGACaacatggaaaaaagaatattaccATTTCTGTGAAAAACCATAGATAAAAATATTGCCTGTGTTTGCTATTTTCTGTATCTCAAATTCTTGGGTTTGCAATTTCTTTCTAACCTGGTCCTTGGACTCCGGATATTCTGAAAGGGAGACCTAGGGGAAGAGGCTGGGTCAGGAGACAATGCGTCTGTTCGTGGAGCCACCTTCACAATTATAGATTGGACCTGGGTCGACAGCGTAACGATGACACCGTGCGTGGTAAGCTTCCTCTAAGCAAAAAAGCAAGGACATGCTGTGTTGCTACAAGAACACGAGGAAGGAGCACCTAATGAGCCCacatggaagacaggaagtgagTAACAAAAATTAATCCCCAAAGAGAAGTACGCTTTTCGTGTGAAGTCATGGAAAGTAACCTGTAAACACTGagtatttccaaaatgtttttacTCATGGTGGGACCCAATGGCCCTATCTGACAGTTTATGCAAACAGGGAACTCATTATGGAGCCCTCCACAGTTTATCCTGAAGAGATGACTCAGGTTAAGGTCTGGTCACACCAGAAAGCTAAATCACGTGATTAGAAGGTTAGGGCTTAAGTCATAATTTAAACGCTGAATCTCTGGAAAGGATGGCACGCTGGAGACCGAGCCACACAGGTGATGAGACAATCAACTGTGGTTATGTAATGAAGCTTTAATACAATTCTGGACAATGAAGAGCTGGTGAGTTTCCTGGGTTGTCAACATTCTAAGCTCATATTGCCATATGCCAGACTCGGGCACAGTGAGTTCCTGAAAACACTGAGGCTTTGTGTTGGGAACCTTTCCAACCCAACATTCTGTGTCACTTCTAATTTGTTCCCTTTGTCTGTAATAAACATGACTGTAACTAAAATAGGTTTTAGAGAATTCTGTGAGTCTAAAGCTAATTAGTGAACCTGACAATGGCTTTGGGACCCAAACTTGTAGTCCGTGTCAGAAGGGTTGAACAGACCTGGTAGTCTTAGAGGACTGTGTCCTTAACCTTGAGCTTGGCTAATCCTGCGTAGGAAGAAATCAGTTTTCCAGTAAGAGGTGCTCAATGAAGTGAGTCCTATACTTGTGAAGAAGAGTTGCCATAAAGAGAAAGCGGGAAGGACACTGGACACTGTAGTCTTAAGAGACAGAAAGTACAAAGAAACTGCAGGATGGTGTTGATGACAATCAAGGGACAGAGGGGAGGCTGATTCCCATGATTCCGAGCTGGGTGACAGTGAAGGTCATATGACTGATGTTACTATCAATTGAAGGCTCATAAGGAAAGAGGTAAGAGGACCTGGCTTGACACAATGAGTCTCGTATGCCCGAGGAACAGCCTGGTGAAAAGATTAGCACCATACACGTGACCAATGGCCAGGCTGCTGTGTATGCTGCTCATCTtttcacctcagccccccaaagcctgtaatcccagtgctttgggaggccgaggtgagcagattagttgagcccagaagttcaagaccactctgagAAACACGGCaagctcccatctctacaaaaaattttttaaaaacaaaactaaaaacacattagccaggcatggtggtgcaagcctgtgtagtcccaactactcgggaggctgaggtgggaggattgcttcagccccaAAATTCAAGACTGCAGCaaactatgactgtgccactgcactccagcttgggcaacagagcaagacctggtctcttaaaaacaaacaaaaaaccccaaatacaCATGATCaagatgaataaaattataaaatcttattTGAAGACAATAAAGACAATCTATACCAATGAAGAATTTAATAATATGAACTGACAATTCGACCCAAATTATATAAATTCAATATAATTCCCTGTAAAATACCAACTATACTTAACTATGGAACTTGATGGTCTGTTAAATTAAGTAAATGAAGCTAGAAAAATTGGGTAGCCACATGGAGAACGAAAATAACTGCATTGCTATCACACTATATATTCCGAATCAACCTCACTGAAAAAATGTCAAATGccaagttttaaaacttttagaataaaatatatttttcatattgagGTAAACCAACATTTTTTATACAAGACAAAAAATCATTAATTATATAAGAAAAGTCATAAGCTAGACTACAGTAAATTAAGACCGTTTGGTGAAAGATACTTTAAAGAGAGTaagagaacaaaattaaaaactagaaaatatttttcaggccaggcgcagtggctcacgcctgtaaccccagcacttcgggaggccgaggcgggtggatcacgaggtcagaagatcaagaccatcctggctaacacggtgaaaccccgtctctactaaaaatacaaaaaattagccgggcgtggtggcgggcgcctgtagtcccagctactcaggaggctgaggcaggagaatggcgtgaacccgggaggcggagcttgcagtgagctgagatcacgccactgcactccagcctgggcgacaaagcaagactctgtctcaaaaaaaaaaaaaaaaagaaagtatttttcagCATATATAAGGGATAAAAGGTAAGGATAAGAATGTACAAAGAACCCCTACcaagcagagaaaggaaaacaggttAATGGAAATAGGCatttatcataaaataaaaaatgatttctattttcacagaagaaaatataaatcaacCAAAAATCATGGTAAGTTGCTAAAACATTACAGCAGTGAAAGAAAGGGAAATCAAGAGCACATGAGACTATTCTGTGTCCATTTGATGAGCAAACATTGAGAAGCCTTATAATGGAAAGGATATGGGTCAACGGAACCTCTTACTTTTCTGGTTAAGTGCAAATTGGCATAAGCTCTTTAGAAAACAAAGGGAATGATCTTGGAAACCTGAGCATTTGCATAGCCTACAAACCAATAATTTCACTCCAAGAATTATCAAAAAATGCACCTCCacaagtggaaaatgaaatacatatatgaatGTCCACAGTATCACTGTTTTTGTGAATGAAAcacaaattattataatttttttttttttttgcctctggtTCATGGTCTctcatgaattatttttatttatttatttttttgacacaggagctcactgtcacccaggctggagtgcagtggtgtgaataagatcacttcagcctcgacttcctgggctcaagagatcctcccacctcagcctcctgaatagctgggaccacaggcatgagccaccatgcccagctaatttttttaattttgcagagacggggtctcgccatgtttcccaggctgatctcaaactcctgagctcaagtaatcctcccacttcagcctcccaaagtgctgggattataggcgtgagccaccgtgccagccacATCTAGACAATTAAATGCCCACATAGTAAATGAATGTatcaatgaatatataaatatatcatgagCCACaagcatttgttttattttcttcaattgtAAGAAACttgaggccgggcatagtggctcacgcctgtaatccctgcactttgggaggccaaggcagatggactGCTTGACgccagaggtttgagaccagcctgggcaacacagtgaaactctgtctctgctaaaaatatggccaggcacagtggctcacgcctgtaatcccagcactttgggaggccgaggcgggtggatcacctgaggtcaggagtttgagaccagcctggccaacatggtgaaaccccatttctattaaaaatacaaaaaaagccgggcgtggtggcatgcacctataatcccagctatttgggaagctgaggcagaagaatcgcttgaacctgggaggcagaggttgcagtaagccaagatcgcgccactgtactcccgcctgggcaacaacagcaaaactccatctcagaaaacaaaacaaaacaaaacaaaacaaaacaaaacaaaacaagcgagcaaacaaaaaaacccacaaaaataagccgggtgtaatggcatgcacctgtaatcccagctacttaggaggctgaggcacagagactgcagtgagccaaaatagcaccactgcactccagcctgggctacacagtgagactctatctagaaaaaaaaaagaaaaagaaaaaaggagaaacaagCATATTTTTATGTTGAGTAGAGAATCACAAAACAAGCAGAATATAAATGAAGAAAGGATGTCCATGAAAGGAAGCGTGTTCTAGACCCTGGTATAGGAATTGGCCATGTCTGGGGCAAGACCTCTTCCAGTAAGGAAAAGAGAAGTTGAGATGAACATGTAAGGGCTGCTGATCAAGCAATACAAGACAGTAGACTTTCTTTTCAACCTGAAAGCCTGCTAACACATCAGCACTCACATGCTGAGACATCTGTGCCTGGAGATGAAAACTGTCTGGTTGGCTGGATGCACGGACTCATGGAGGTGGAGGGGTTGACTTGTCTGAGGTTGGATCCAGTCCCCTAATCTGCCTGGATGGCAGAGCCATTCACAGAAACTTGGGAGGTGGCAGGAGCGAGCAAGATCATGAGTTCCTTGTTAGGCACGTTGAGTTTTGTGCTTTTGGGATTTTCAAGTGGAGATGTGGCACTGAAGAGGGGACGATCTGGAACAGACTCTGAAGGGCTGAACAGGGACTGCACAGACACTCAGGGTTGGATGAGCAGCTCAAGGAACCCACGCGGGCAGAGGCCAAGGCTCTGCAGTGGCACCAATCCACACACCTGACAGATGGCCTCAGTGCCCTCAGCAGCCTGAGCATGGGACAGAGAAGGTCAAATGTCACCCTGAGGTTTTTGGAAAACAGGAGATATAGGAAGACATGGGCAAAGTACTGCTTCTTACTGTCTGATTGACACTCAGGGAATGGGTGGAAGGAGAAGGTGGGAGAGGCTGATAGCCAGAATATAACTGGAAAGAGAAACTGGGGGAGTAAGAAAGGCCGTATTCCACAGAGTTCAGAAGGAAATGTGACATAGCATCACTCTTTAAGGTTAATAATGACATTTTGATGAGTCACTGACTATGGCTAAGAAACTACCGTTTTATGCATTAATGTAACACATAACATCTTTAAACTGCCCAATGACATAAAAATGATTTCTAGTAACGCTTTTCAGGAACAGACTCAATGTAGTGGACTGAGAGTAGGTGCTCACCAAACCTTCTGCTCTTCTCCTTGGACAAGCAGCTCAGCTACATTTCCCAGTCCCATGGACCCAAGCCAAATGCCTAGTTCCTGTGGGTGGAATGTGAGGGGAGTTGGTATTTCTGGAAGTGGGTATAACTTCCCTTATTCCCTCAATTCTCTGCCAGCTTGAGGACGTTACGATAATCTTAGTGCAACAGGCTGATGACAGAAGGAACCCGGGTCCTGAATAACTGTGTGGCACAGAGCTCCCCACTGACCCACAGTCCCTGGTATGAGTGAGACAGAGTTTTCATATGTGAACCATTGAGATTTTAGAATCTGTCTGACACAGCAGCTACTGTTAACTTAACTGAAGTTATATACAAAGACAGGAGACCCTGCAACTTCATCAGGGCCATACAGCAGGTGACTGGCAAGCCACATTTCAGGCCCACACAACTGGAACCCCTGAACACATCTTAGTTCTTAAATCTCACTCCTTCTCAGGAATGGTGACACTGTGATGGGGCTAGAAGGACAGAGAAAACACAGGTCAAAGGGCTCCATGGCTCTCAAATGGAACATTCTAGTGTGATTGAGTTATATAAGAGTTATATAGAGAGAGGCCACAATGAGAAGCTTCCCAAGAGATCCCAGGGCCAGTGGTCT
Proteins encoded in this window:
- the ZNF264 gene encoding zinc finger protein 264 isoform X3, whose protein sequence is MSPCIQPTRQFSSPGTDVSACDKGKPKTTEPTTCESALSEGISLQGQVTQRNSVDSQLGQAEDQDGLSEMQEGHFRPGMDSQEKSPGRTSPECGGLGTADGVCSRIGQEQVSPGDTVHSHNSCESGKDPMIQEEENIFKCNECGKVFNKKHLLAGHEKIHSGVKPYECTECGKTFIKSTHLLQHHMIHTGERPYECMECGKAFNRKSYLTQHQRIHSGEKPYKCNECGKAFTHRSNFVLHNRRHTGEKSFVCTECGQVFRHRPGFLRHYVVHSGENPYECLECGKVFKHRSYLMWHQQTHTGEKPYECSECGKVFLESAALIHHYVIHTGEKPFECLECGKAFNHRSYLKRHQRIHTGEKPFVCSECGKAFTHCSTFILHKRAHTGEKPFECKECGKAFSNRKDLIRHFSIHTGEKPYECVECGKAFTRMSGLTRHKRIHSGEKPYECVECGKSFCWSTNLIRHAIIHTGEKPYKCSECGKAFSRSSSLTQHQRMHTGKNPISVTDVGRPFTSGQTSVTLRDLLLGKDILNVTTGANILPEETSSSASDQPYQRETPQVSSL